Proteins found in one Poecilia reticulata strain Guanapo linkage group LG6, Guppy_female_1.0+MT, whole genome shotgun sequence genomic segment:
- the cd82b gene encoding CD82 molecule b: MSKGCITVTKYFLFLFNLLFFIFGALIMGFGLWILFDKESFIAVLQESSDTVKVASYILIGVGSLTMAMGFFGCIGAIYEIRCLLGLYFTCLLLILIAQVTAAVLIYIQRDPLKHEMSVIIRGLIVNYSGQNKTTEHAWDFVQRTMKCCGWTGPGNWSENISIKNSTQKLYSCSCRNDTMPGTDMKEFGLCKQLSEQPPVFEMGCITSVEKWLLDNCGIILGICIGVAVVELLGMILSMCLCKSVVQEDYTKVPKY, from the exons ATGTCGAAAGGATGCATCACAGTCACCAAGTACTTCTTATTCCTCTTCAACCTCCTCTTTTTT ATCTTTGGAGCGTTGATCATGGGCTTTGGACTGTGGATACTCTTCGATAAGGAAAGCTTCATAGCCGTGCTAC AAGAATCTTCTGACACGGTGAAGGTGGCTTCGTATATCCTCATCGGAGTCGGATCTCTGACGATGGCCATGGGCTTCTTCGGCTGCATCGGAGCCATCTATGAAATCCGCTGCCTGCTGGGACTG TACTTCACCTGCCTTCTGCTCATCCTCATCGCTCAGGtcactgctgctgttctcaTTTACATACAGAGAGATCCG CTGAAACATGAGATGTCCGTCATCATTAGAGGGTTGATAGTGAACTACTCGGGTCAGAACAAAACCACAGAGCACGCCTGGGACTTCGTTCAGAGGACG ATGAAGTGCTGTGGCTGGACTGGTCCAGGTAACTGGTCTGAGAACATTTCTATCAAGAACAGCACACAGAAGCTGTACTCCTGCTCCTGTCGTAACGACACCATGCCAGGAACCGACATGAAGGAGTTTGGCCTGTGTAAGCAGCTGTCAGAGCAGCCGCCTGTCTTTGAAATG GGCTGCATAACCAGCGTGGAGAAATGGCTGCTGGATAACTGTGGGATTATCCTGGGGATCTGCATCGGGGTGGCTGTTGTGGAG CTCCTGGGGATGATCCTCTCCATGTGTCTGTGCAAGAGCGTCGTCCAGGAGGATTACACCAAAGTACCGAAGTACTGA